Proteins encoded together in one Methanocalculus alkaliphilus window:
- a CDS encoding ABC transporter ATP-binding protein yields MTAIETSGLTKRFGSLTAVDDLTTRIDGEIFGLLGPNGSGKTTTVKMLTTLISPTSGDARICGYSIQEHPKEVREHISYVPQDMAVDPKLTGRENVVFFGKLYGIPRPREAADEALARMDLSDRADDLVRTYSGGMRRRLELAQALVHDPSVLFLDEPTIGLDVAGRRRIWEHIISLKERGMTVFVTTHYMDEADHACDRVGIIDKGKVIVTDTPGMLKASVCRDIVLIRSDDRFKGTFPEGVTFLGRTGDELRFEVEDGDEAGLVLSRLFAENGMKVRSISVRKPTLDDVFLSLVGEQDEQTAFDFTRFRTMLRRR; encoded by the coding sequence ATGACCGCAATCGAGACCTCCGGCCTGACGAAGCGCTTCGGCTCCCTCACTGCCGTCGATGATCTGACAACACGCATCGATGGCGAGATCTTTGGTCTCCTCGGGCCAAACGGGTCAGGTAAGACGACGACGGTGAAGATGCTGACGACCCTCATCTCTCCGACATCGGGGGATGCCCGTATCTGCGGCTATTCCATACAGGAGCATCCAAAGGAGGTCAGGGAGCATATCAGCTATGTCCCGCAGGATATGGCCGTCGATCCGAAGCTGACCGGGAGGGAGAATGTCGTCTTCTTTGGGAAACTCTATGGAATCCCCCGTCCCCGGGAGGCTGCGGATGAGGCACTCGCCCGGATGGATCTCTCGGACCGTGCCGATGATCTGGTCCGGACGTACTCGGGAGGGATGCGCAGAAGGCTTGAGCTTGCACAGGCACTCGTCCATGACCCCTCTGTCCTCTTCCTGGATGAGCCGACGATCGGCCTTGATGTCGCTGGAAGGCGGCGGATCTGGGAGCATATCATCAGCCTGAAGGAGCGGGGGATGACCGTCTTTGTGACAACCCACTATATGGATGAAGCCGATCATGCCTGTGATCGTGTCGGGATCATCGACAAAGGGAAGGTGATCGTCACCGATACCCCCGGGATGCTGAAGGCATCGGTCTGCCGGGATATCGTTCTGATCCGATCAGATGACCGGTTCAAAGGGACCTTTCCGGAGGGCGTCACCTTCCTTGGACGAACCGGGGATGAGCTCCGGTTTGAGGTCGAGGATGGCGACGAGGCGGGGCTTGTCCTCTCCCGCCTTTTTGCAGAGAATGGGATGAAGGTTCGTTCCATCTCGGTACGGAAGCCCACCCTTGATGATGTCTTCCTCTCCCTCGTCGGTGAGCAGGATGAACAGACCGCCTTTGATTTCACGCGGTTCAGGACGATGCTGCGGAGGCGCTGA
- a CDS encoding ABC transporter permease, producing MIRTLWYVERDLRRWLRGRINLLSALIMPAAWLIFVGMALPIRFTDNYLDFITPGILVLTMLGAALQGGSLLMFDKILGFLQKFLAMPSPRESILYGKILFITLRGMIQTTVILVFAIILGAQFLDPILLAQIYLILFIFGVLLSSITTTVALTLEDHDTYAAFNAMIAMPLFFTSSALMPYDQMPSWLAVLARLNPVSYAIDAIRDLQAGILPVMTLAGLLIGAFVVLMISVIIFRRATV from the coding sequence ATGATCCGGACACTCTGGTATGTGGAACGGGATCTGAGGCGCTGGCTCAGGGGCCGGATCAATCTCCTCTCCGCCCTGATCATGCCGGCCGCCTGGCTCATCTTCGTCGGCATGGCACTCCCGATCCGGTTTACTGATAATTATCTCGACTTCATCACGCCAGGTATCCTTGTCCTGACGATGCTGGGTGCGGCGTTGCAGGGTGGCTCTCTCCTGATGTTCGATAAGATCCTCGGCTTCCTTCAGAAGTTCCTTGCGATGCCATCGCCGCGTGAGAGTATCCTCTATGGCAAGATCCTCTTCATCACCCTGCGGGGGATGATCCAGACGACGGTCATCCTGGTCTTTGCGATCATCCTCGGGGCGCAGTTCCTCGACCCGATCCTCCTTGCGCAGATCTATCTGATCCTCTTCATCTTCGGGGTCCTCCTCTCCTCGATCACGACGACGGTTGCCCTCACCCTTGAGGACCATGACACCTATGCGGCATTCAATGCGATGATCGCGATGCCGCTCTTCTTTACAAGCAGTGCGCTGATGCCCTATGACCAAATGCCGTCCTGGCTCGCCGTCCTCGCACGGCTCAACCCGGTCTCCTATGCAATCGACGCGATCCGTGATCTCCAGGCGGGGATTCTCCCGGTTATGACGCTCGCCGGGCTTCTGATCGGTGCATTCGTCGTCCTCATGATCAGTGTCATCATCTTCAGGAGAGCAACGGTATAG
- a CDS encoding AEC family transporter, producing the protein MTLSAAGILMVADRITILLILIAVGYLAFRLGILDRQATHKLSLLLLHVTIPALIIVSMQIPASPELLSGAVVFCLAIGVFYLLAATVAYCGTVLLRMEDRERGVFSFAILFGNVGFMGFPIAEALFGAASLFYVALGNLVFNLLVFSAGIVMMTGRYDFNPRLLINPGIAASYIGLTLFLLGLRIPSPLFDAMEITGNLTTPLAMIIVGSLLATFPAKEMIGDLKAYLATVLRLIVLPIATYLLLAPLIADPLVLGVLVILAAMPVASTTAIFAEIYGGDERFASRLVFVSMIFSIISIPLIGAFLI; encoded by the coding sequence ATGACCCTCTCTGCTGCCGGCATTCTGATGGTCGCCGACCGGATCACCATCCTCCTGATCCTGATCGCGGTCGGGTACCTGGCGTTCCGCCTCGGGATCCTCGATCGCCAGGCGACCCATAAACTCTCGCTCCTCCTCCTGCACGTGACGATCCCGGCATTGATCATCGTCTCGATGCAGATCCCGGCCTCCCCCGAGCTCCTCTCAGGTGCAGTCGTCTTCTGCCTCGCGATCGGGGTCTTCTATCTCCTTGCGGCCACGGTCGCCTATTGTGGAACTGTCCTCCTCAGGATGGAGGATCGGGAGCGGGGGGTCTTCTCCTTTGCCATCCTCTTTGGAAATGTCGGGTTCATGGGGTTTCCGATTGCAGAGGCGCTCTTTGGTGCTGCCTCCCTCTTCTATGTGGCACTCGGAAACCTGGTCTTCAATCTCCTCGTCTTCTCAGCAGGTATCGTGATGATGACCGGCAGGTACGACTTCAACCCCCGGCTGCTCATCAACCCCGGGATTGCGGCTTCCTATATCGGCCTGACCCTCTTCCTCCTCGGTCTCCGGATACCGTCGCCCCTCTTCGATGCGATGGAGATCACCGGCAACCTGACGACCCCGCTTGCGATGATCATCGTCGGGTCACTCCTCGCCACATTCCCTGCAAAAGAGATGATCGGGGATCTGAAGGCATATCTCGCAACCGTCCTCCGGCTCATCGTCCTGCCGATTGCGACCTATCTCCTCCTTGCTCCGCTGATCGCTGATCCCCTCGTCCTCGGGGTGCTTGTCATCCTTGCCGCGATGCCGGTCGCCTCGACCACAGCCATCTTTGCCGAGATCTACGGGGGTGACGAGCGGTTCGCGTCCCGCCTCGTCTTCGTATCGATGATCTTTTCGATCATCTCGATCCCCCTGATCGGTGCCTTCCTCATCTGA
- the comE gene encoding sulfopyruvate decarboxylase subunit beta, which produces MFEEAILTIFREEGIDTIPHLPCDRASLLCARITEEFTHIPLLREEDGVGVSAGVYLAGGRPAMVIQSSGLGNMLNALLSLHGTYSLPLPIIASWRGVYNEAIPAQVPFNSRLPEILKGAGIPYAAVMGEEDLPSIREMIRLSYAEGRPTVALVSPACFAGGTCPPPVFPDRSRIIPEIPGGRIKPPQMTRYDAIQALSPHLGDALAVSNIGIPSKELYATGDRAENFYMLGSYTQASPIGLGLALRSGREVVVIDGDGSLLGTAILPVIASVRPENLTIICLDNGTFGSTGNQITQGYATTDLAQIAQAAGISHTRQVQTKADLTAAIQDRTPGPRFIHTIIRPGNADVPNIPLSPVEIRDRFMQAAVLR; this is translated from the coding sequence ATGTTTGAAGAAGCGATCCTCACGATCTTCAGGGAGGAGGGGATCGACACCATCCCCCACCTCCCCTGTGACCGTGCCAGCCTCCTCTGTGCACGTATCACCGAAGAATTTACCCATATACCCCTCCTCCGTGAAGAGGACGGAGTGGGCGTCTCGGCAGGCGTGTATCTTGCCGGGGGGAGGCCTGCAATGGTGATCCAGAGCTCGGGGCTTGGGAATATGCTCAATGCCCTCCTCTCGCTCCACGGTACATATTCCCTCCCCCTCCCGATCATCGCAAGCTGGCGGGGAGTATATAATGAAGCAATCCCGGCACAGGTTCCATTCAACTCCCGGCTTCCGGAGATACTGAAGGGAGCCGGGATCCCGTATGCAGCCGTGATGGGGGAGGAGGATCTCCCCTCCATCCGGGAGATGATCCGGCTTTCATATGCAGAGGGGAGGCCGACCGTCGCCCTCGTCTCGCCTGCATGCTTTGCCGGGGGAACCTGCCCGCCCCCGGTCTTCCCTGACAGGAGCCGGATCATACCTGAAATACCGGGAGGTCGGATCAAACCCCCGCAGATGACACGATATGATGCCATCCAGGCGTTGTCGCCACATCTTGGGGATGCCCTAGCCGTCTCGAATATAGGTATCCCCTCAAAGGAGCTGTATGCTACCGGAGACAGGGCTGAGAACTTCTATATGCTCGGGTCCTACACCCAGGCATCACCCATCGGCCTTGGCCTGGCACTCAGGTCAGGGAGGGAGGTTGTGGTCATCGATGGCGACGGCTCGCTCCTTGGAACAGCGATCCTTCCGGTCATCGCATCGGTGAGGCCGGAGAACCTGACGATCATCTGCCTCGATAATGGCACCTTCGGCTCAACCGGCAACCAGATTACGCAGGGGTATGCAACCACCGATCTCGCACAGATTGCGCAGGCAGCAGGTATCTCCCATACCCGGCAGGTCCAGACGAAGGCAGACCTCACTGCGGCAATTCAGGATCGCACCCCCGGCCCACGCTTTATCCATACGATCATCAGGCCCGGGAATGCCGATGTCCCCAATATCCCCCTCTCACCGGTTGAGATCCGGGATCGGTTCATGCAGGCGGCAGTCCTCAGATGA